The Vicia villosa cultivar HV-30 ecotype Madison, WI linkage group LG1, Vvil1.0, whole genome shotgun sequence genome includes a region encoding these proteins:
- the LOC131595232 gene encoding zingipain-2-like codes for MRSSDSAFTTKDLRAALPPNLDSAALRFDATSAKERLSILPEPKPPPPYTPLPPLSLASCHQASSCQVWLQAISRPPHCIMILWACAYTAMSRTLNESSVAEKHQQWMIKHGRTYKDSVKMEKRLQIFKENLEYIEKFNNAGNKSYKLGLNPYSDLTSKEFIASHTGIKIPNQLSSSKLRSNAVLFDVNDDVPTNFDWREQGAVTDVKNQGNCGFCWAFSAVAAVEGITKIKTGNLISLSEQQLLDCDQQSLRCGGGYMDTAFQSIIQTNGIVSEADYPYQEVQQTCQINDQMTTATQITSFVDVPANDEQQLLQAVVQQPVSVGIKVGNEFHLYKEGIYSGTCGASFNHAVTAIGYGVTGDGTKYCLIKNQWGKDWGEGGYMRVLRENGDPIGQCGIAAHASYPTI; via the exons ATGAGATCCTCTGACTCAGCTTTCACCACAAAGGATTTAAGAGCTGCGTTGCCTCCGAATCTTGACTCAGCTGCCCTACGGTTTGACGCCACCTCTGCAAAAGAGCGGTTGTCAATCTTGCCAGAACCAAAGCCTCCACCGCCGTATACGCCTTTGCCACCGTTGTCTCT AGCTTCTTGCCATCAAgcatcaagttgtcaagtttggTTGCAAGCAATTTCTCGTCCTCCACATTGTATCATGATCTTGTGGGCATGTGCTTACACAGCCATGTCTCGCACACTCAATGAATCATCCGTTGCTGAAAAACATCAGCAATGGATGATCAAACACGGACGCACATACAAAGATAGTGTCAAAATGGAGAAACGCTTACAAATATTTAAAGAAAATTTGGAATACATAGAAAAATTTAACAATGCTGGTAACAAGAGTTACAAGCTTGGCCTAAATCCATATTCTGATTTGACTAGTAAAGAGTTTATTGCTTCACATACCGGAATTAAGATTCCAAACCAACTTTCTTCCTCCAAGTTGAGGTCAAATGCAGTACTGTTCGATGTTAATGATGATGTTCCAACAAATTTTGACTGGAGAGAACAAGGAGCTGTCACTGATGTTAAGAACCAAGGCAACTGTG GATTTTGTTGGGCATTTTCAGCTGTGGCAGCTGTAGAAGGTATTACGAAAATCAAAACCGGTAACTTGATTTCATTGTCAGAGCAACAATTGCTTGACTGTGATCAACAGAGCCTAAGGTGTGGTGGGGGTTATATGGATACTGCCTTCCAATCTATAATACAAACCAATGGTATCGTTAGTGAAGCTGATTATCCATACCAAGAAGTTCAACAAACATGCCAAATAAATGATCAGATGACAACCGCAACTCAAATAACTAGTTTTGTAGATGTACCTGCTAATGATGAACAACAACTACTACAAGCTGTAGTACAACAACCAGTATCAGTTGGGATCAAAGTTGGTAATGAATTTCATTTATACAAGGAAGGGATATATTCAGGAACATGTGGAgcatccttcaaccatgcagttacCGCAATTGGTTATGGAGTAACGGGAGATGGAACAAAGTATTGTTTGATTAAGAATCAATGGGGTAAAGATTGGGGTGAAGGAGGGTACATGAGGGTGTTGAGGGAAAATGGTGACCCTATAGGTCAATGTGGCATTGCTGCCCATGCTTCTTATCCCACTATATAG